The following proteins are encoded in a genomic region of Spirosoma sp. SC4-14:
- a CDS encoding sulfatase, producing the protein MRETKHWLATAGISCFLLISIIGLGQKPTPPNIIFLLTDDQRWDALGAMGNPIIQTPNLDALAQNGVLFKNAYVTTSICCVSRASLLSGQYMSRHKINDFDTPFSPEALAHTYPLLLKQAGYKIGFIGKYGVGTQNQPSHSYDYWSCTQKGQPDYEVLNAEGKLIHDTDTISHDIQTFLGRFANQAAPFCLSVSFKAPHELDGNPPTYVVQSRFRDLYSNVDIPQPLTADPKYWNSFPDFFRTDQNIARARWKPLLSTPDRHAETVRNYYRLITGVDEAVGKLVAQLKQLGLDQNTIIVFMGDNGFYLGEHGMEGKWYGHEESIRVPLIIYDPRLPAKFRGSKPAQIALNIDIAPTLLSRANVPVPARMQGIDLIGSLTHGTFNRSDFFYEHTFMGSPRLPKVEGVVSPNLKYMKFIEHGYEELYDTAHDPHETTNLAQDARYTQALKKMRKRYEVLKRAVL; encoded by the coding sequence ATGAGAGAAACAAAACATTGGTTAGCAACGGCAGGAATTAGCTGTTTCCTGCTCATCAGCATCATCGGACTAGGCCAAAAACCAACCCCGCCCAACATTATTTTTCTGCTCACCGACGATCAACGCTGGGATGCTTTGGGAGCCATGGGAAACCCCATTATTCAGACACCCAATCTGGATGCATTAGCTCAAAACGGAGTTCTGTTTAAGAATGCGTATGTAACTACGTCTATCTGTTGCGTAAGCAGAGCCAGTTTACTGAGCGGTCAGTACATGTCGCGGCACAAAATCAATGATTTCGATACGCCATTTAGTCCCGAAGCACTGGCACACACTTACCCGCTGCTGCTCAAACAGGCTGGGTATAAAATTGGGTTTATTGGCAAATATGGGGTGGGCACCCAAAACCAGCCCAGTCATTCATACGATTATTGGTCATGCACCCAAAAAGGGCAACCCGACTACGAGGTTCTGAATGCGGAAGGTAAGCTTATTCACGACACCGACACCATCAGCCATGACATTCAGACGTTTCTGGGACGATTTGCCAATCAGGCGGCACCGTTTTGCTTGTCGGTGAGCTTTAAAGCACCGCACGAGCTCGACGGCAACCCGCCTACTTACGTAGTCCAATCGCGTTTCAGGGATTTGTATAGCAACGTCGATATTCCACAGCCACTCACGGCCGATCCCAAATACTGGAACAGCTTTCCCGATTTTTTTCGTACTGATCAGAACATTGCCCGCGCCCGCTGGAAACCGCTGCTGTCGACGCCCGATCGACATGCCGAAACGGTGAGGAATTACTACCGGCTAATTACGGGCGTCGATGAAGCTGTTGGCAAGCTGGTTGCGCAGCTAAAGCAATTGGGATTGGACCAGAATACGATTATCGTTTTCATGGGCGACAACGGTTTTTACCTCGGCGAACATGGTATGGAAGGCAAGTGGTATGGCCATGAAGAATCGATACGGGTGCCGCTTATTATCTATGACCCTCGCTTACCAGCAAAATTCAGGGGGAGCAAACCGGCGCAGATTGCCCTCAACATCGATATAGCCCCCACTTTGTTATCGCGGGCCAATGTGCCCGTTCCGGCCCGTATGCAGGGCATTGATCTGATCGGTAGCCTGACCCATGGCACATTCAACCGGTCCGATTTTTTCTACGAACATACGTTTATGGGCAGTCCCCGACTTCCGAAAGTAGAAGGCGTTGTGAGTCCAAACCTGAAGTATATGAAGTTTATTGAGCATGGTTATGAAGAACTCTACGATACGGCGCACGACCCGCATGAAACCACCAATCTGGCGCAGGATGCCCGCTATACTCAGGCGCTAAAAAAAATGCGAAAGCGGTATGAAGTGCTCAAACGAGCTGTGCTATAA
- a CDS encoding PAS domain-containing protein: MSEETNRMAALKSYDILDSLPEQDYDDLAQLAADSCQSPIALISFIDDKRQWIKSSYGLSLREMPYNDSFCVQAIGLAQPLIISNARYDERFAHNPLVTGEPHIVFYAGVPLIDADGFALGVLAVIDTEPKQLTNRQLLSLRTLSRQIVRLVELRKLTGKLHLAEERHRLEKIALETNRKRFETLFNHAPIGLGLLRGPDHVFELVNDRIAEMAGRRVEQMQGKPLLEALPELAQQGLSEIFEAVRQTGQRFVAPEIPVTLLRNNQLETAYFYASFEPVQEPDGSVSIVDFSLEITQQLQAQQELLASEARFRSIVEQAPMAIGQLKGSEMIIEIGNARLFDIWGKDPSITGMRLIDALPELKNQPFIQLLEDVYATGKPYYGSGVLAKLVRQGQLEEAYFDFSYTPVRNSDGQITGIMILAIEVTEQVQARRAIEKSEARFRGLIQDAPFAIAVYETADLIISVANEAMIQLWGKTPTVVGQKLADALPELEGQPFIPLLNVVYSTGKAYRSNEQPASLVVNGRLQTSWFNFVYQPLFDAQGQVYAILNMAVDVTDRYLARQELESSQQRYRDLVDELDLHVQERTQELLRANQDLKRSNNSLQQFAYIASHDLQEPLRKIQSFTTLLSERFAGRLDQDATHYLDRINAAGSRMSTLIRDLLAYSQIATRQQAFNAVSLDAILSNVFDSLALAIQERNAIVRADKLAVVRGDETQLHQLLQNLLSNAIKFTPPDRQPYIQIDYALRERDELPAESRPASTASQFHCICITDQGIGFDERYLDRIFLVFQRVHAGDKIPGSGIGLAICQRVAENHGGWISARSQPGKGATFCVYLPV; the protein is encoded by the coding sequence ATGTCAGAGGAAACAAATCGGATGGCGGCTCTAAAAAGCTACGACATCCTCGATTCATTACCGGAACAGGACTATGACGATCTTGCTCAATTAGCCGCCGATAGTTGCCAGTCGCCAATTGCTCTCATTAGTTTTATCGATGATAAGCGCCAGTGGATTAAATCGAGCTATGGGCTTTCTCTGCGGGAAATGCCTTACAACGACTCGTTTTGCGTTCAGGCTATCGGCTTGGCCCAGCCGCTTATTATCTCCAATGCCCGCTACGACGAACGATTTGCCCATAATCCGCTGGTGACGGGTGAGCCACACATTGTTTTTTATGCGGGTGTTCCGCTGATCGATGCCGATGGGTTTGCCCTGGGCGTATTAGCTGTTATCGATACTGAACCCAAACAACTTACCAACAGGCAGCTTCTGTCCCTCAGAACGCTGTCGCGGCAAATTGTTCGACTCGTAGAGCTCCGAAAACTGACCGGGAAGCTGCACTTGGCCGAAGAGCGCCATCGGCTTGAAAAAATAGCCCTGGAAACGAATCGAAAACGATTTGAGACCCTCTTTAACCATGCCCCCATTGGGTTAGGCTTACTCCGTGGCCCCGATCATGTGTTTGAACTGGTTAACGATCGGATTGCGGAAATGGCGGGCCGTCGGGTTGAGCAAATGCAGGGCAAGCCACTCCTGGAAGCGTTGCCCGAATTGGCTCAGCAAGGCCTTAGCGAAATCTTTGAGGCTGTGCGACAGACGGGGCAGCGCTTTGTAGCCCCCGAAATACCGGTTACACTTCTGCGCAACAATCAGTTGGAAACTGCTTATTTCTATGCAAGTTTCGAGCCTGTGCAGGAACCCGATGGAAGTGTCAGTATTGTCGATTTCAGCCTGGAAATAACGCAGCAGCTCCAGGCCCAGCAAGAACTTCTGGCCAGTGAAGCCCGCTTTCGCTCTATTGTGGAGCAGGCTCCAATGGCTATTGGCCAGTTGAAAGGCAGCGAGATGATTATTGAAATTGGTAATGCAAGACTTTTTGATATATGGGGAAAAGATCCGTCTATAACCGGGATGCGGTTGATCGATGCGCTGCCAGAATTGAAAAATCAGCCTTTTATCCAACTACTCGAAGATGTATATGCTACTGGTAAACCGTACTACGGGAGTGGCGTGTTGGCGAAACTGGTGAGGCAGGGCCAACTGGAAGAAGCTTATTTTGATTTTAGCTACACCCCCGTCCGAAATTCGGATGGGCAGATTACGGGAATCATGATTCTGGCCATTGAAGTTACGGAGCAGGTTCAGGCCCGTCGGGCTATCGAAAAAAGTGAAGCCCGCTTTCGGGGGCTCATTCAGGATGCGCCATTTGCCATTGCCGTCTACGAAACCGCCGATCTGATCATATCGGTAGCTAATGAAGCCATGATTCAGCTTTGGGGGAAAACCCCGACCGTTGTTGGGCAGAAACTGGCTGATGCGTTGCCCGAACTGGAAGGTCAACCATTTATTCCCCTGCTGAATGTCGTTTATAGTACCGGTAAGGCATACCGGAGCAATGAGCAGCCTGCCAGTCTGGTAGTTAATGGTCGGCTGCAAACTTCCTGGTTTAATTTCGTCTATCAGCCCCTGTTCGATGCACAGGGACAGGTATATGCCATTTTGAATATGGCCGTCGACGTAACAGATCGCTATCTGGCCCGGCAGGAGTTGGAAAGCAGCCAGCAACGATACCGGGATCTGGTCGATGAATTAGATTTGCACGTGCAGGAACGGACGCAGGAACTCTTACGGGCAAACCAGGATCTTAAACGTTCCAATAACAGCTTGCAACAGTTTGCCTACATCGCCAGCCACGATTTGCAGGAGCCATTACGGAAAATACAATCTTTTACCACACTACTTTCCGAGCGGTTTGCCGGTCGGTTAGACCAAGATGCAACGCATTATCTGGACCGGATCAACGCAGCCGGTTCGCGAATGTCGACGCTGATCAGGGATCTGTTGGCCTATTCGCAGATTGCTACCCGGCAGCAAGCCTTTAATGCGGTTTCGCTCGATGCGATCCTGTCCAATGTATTTGATTCGCTGGCGTTAGCTATTCAGGAACGCAATGCCATTGTTCGGGCCGATAAACTGGCCGTTGTTAGAGGAGACGAAACACAACTGCATCAGTTACTCCAGAACCTGCTGTCGAATGCGATTAAGTTTACCCCGCCCGATCGGCAACCGTATATTCAGATCGATTATGCATTACGGGAACGAGACGAATTACCCGCCGAAAGTCGGCCAGCCAGTACCGCATCGCAATTTCACTGCATTTGCATTACCGACCAGGGTATTGGTTTCGATGAGCGGTATCTGGATCGTATCTTTCTGGTGTTTCAACGGGTACATGCGGGCGACAAAATTCCGGGTTCCGGCATCGGCCTGGCCATTTGTCAACGGGTTGCCGAAAATCACGGAGGCTGGATCAGTGCACGAAGCCAACCGGGCAAAGGCGCTACATTTTGCGTATATCTGCCAGTATAG